In the genome of Carassius auratus strain Wakin unplaced genomic scaffold, ASM336829v1 scaf_tig00045403, whole genome shotgun sequence, the window AACTTCCGATCCCCGTTTACAACGAAATCTCTCGTTTGGTGAATTCGTCATTGCATTCAGTATTTATAGAGACATTCTGTGTCAAACATACCCCGAGAGAAGGGAAGAGCTAGATCTTTATCTATCAATGATGGCGGACTTCAGTCAAAGATACGGGGGAACTCTATTTTACGAGTACCACAAGTCCTTCTCAGCAAAATCTGCCTCCTTTATCTCACTTTTTAATTCAAGACTAGACTGGTCAGTTACCGACACCGAACTGCTCGTCCGCCATTTCGGAGGCCAAAAGAGCTTAACATGCGCTATTTGCAGCGCTCACGGTCACAAGGCTTCATTTTGCCCTAAAGCGTTTGCTAGTAACGCTCCAGCCGCTGTCCACGGTCCTGAAAATGTAAGCCTCTCTTCAAACTCCAGAGGTCGCTCTACTACGGCAGAATTCAATAACGTACCTCTATGTTTTCAATTTAATGAGGCCGTTTGTTCTTTTCCTAACTGCAAATTTGCTCATATTTGTAGTGTTTGCAAGGATCCACACCCGAAATCTGTTTGTCCACGCCGGTACAAACCTGCACCCCGAGGGAAAACCCTAATTCGGAAAAAAATTTTGAATAAACACCCATCTACTCCTATTAATATTCCCAACCTTTCAAGCTACCTCTCTTCTCACCCCGATCCGGTATTTGTTGATTATTTAATCACCGGTTTGTCCCAAGGGTTTCGGGTGGGTATCCTCTCTCCTCTTTCTGCCTCTTTTGTTGCAAAAAATTTGCAATCCGCAAGACAGGAACCTGAAGTGGTGTCAGTTCTTTTAGATAAAGAGGTTAATAAAGGATATGTTATCGGCCCCTTCACTTCTCCTCCTTTTTCTCCTTTTCGGATTAATGCCATCGGCATCGCAACTCGCAAATATTCCGGTAAAAAACGTCTAATCTTTGATATGTCTTCTCCACATTCCTCCAACATAGCTAGCGTTAACGAAAACATTCCCCTAACACCTTTTTCTCTTCATTACGCTACGGTGGATAACGCCATCCAGTTAATAAAATTAGCTGGTCCTGGCGCTTGGTTAGCCAAAGCTGACATTACCGACGCTTTTAAAATTATTCCAATTCACCCATCTGATTGGCCGTATTTTGGAGTGAAATGGAACTCAAAATTCTACTTCGCTGTGAGGCTGACGTTCGGTTGTAGAAGTAGCCCGCATATTTTCAACAGTCTCTCAGAAGCTCTGTGTTGGATTCTACTGAACATCTGTAAGCTTCCTTTCGTTTTGCATTTACTAGACGATTTTCTGCTAGTCGACTTTCCATCTTCACAATCTTCCATCCTtagtattcttaaaaaaatatttagcgaCGTCGGCGTTCCACTCTCTGCCGAAAAAACATTAGGCCCTTCTACTTCGTTAGAATTCTTAGGCATTTCCCTTGACACAGTCAAAATGCAAGCTTCTTTGCCACAAGAGAAACTCCTAAGGATCAGGTCATTTCTGGAATCTTTTTCCTCTCTACGCTGCGTCACGAAACGAGACATGCTCTCTCTGCTCGGTCACCTCAATTTCGCCATGAGCATCATACCACAAGGCAGAACATTTATCTCTCGGCTGTTAACTATGGCCCATTCCGTCCAAAAATTAAGCGATCCGATCCAGGTAGATGACGGTTGTCTCTCCGATATAAAATTTTGGACTCAGTTGCTTAATGATTGGAACggtatttctttcttttacaatGACGCCTTTGAATCCTCCGCAGACCTTCAATTATTTACCGATGCTGCCCCATCCATCGGCTTCGGTGGGTTTTTTCGAGGGCAATGGTTCGCAGAGAAGTGGCCAAACAAATTCCCTAAGAAAGAATCAGGTTCCGTGTCTTCTGCGCTCTACGAGATTTATCCTCTGGTAGTTGCTAGTGTAATCTGGGGTTCAGCGTGGTCAAGGAAACGCATTTTGCTGTTTTGCGACAACGAAGCCACTGTTGCCATTATCAATAAAGGCAGGTCATCGTGCCAAACGATCATGCCTTTTTTGAGGCGTTTAATCTGGCAATCCGTCactttcaattttattattaaagctgctCATATACCAGGGCACTGCAACGTTATTGCTGACGCGCTCTCCCGCTTTCGTTTTCAGACGTTCAGACGACTTTGCCCTTCAGCCAATACAGAACCAACACCCTGCCCTCCCCTATCAGCAACTATGTTAAATTAGACGATTTGCAAAAATCAGCTAGGCATTACATGTCTAAAGGAGTTGCTCCTTCAACTTTTAAAGCTTACACTTCAGCTTGGTCTTCTTTTCTAATGTTTTGCTACTCCTTTCAGATACCTTTATTTCCTATTCTGGTTACCACGGTTTGCTCGTTCCTTGTTTTTAATTTCGAAAATCGCAATTTAAAAATTTCCTCAATTCGCAGATTGCTCGCTGGGATTCAATTTTATGCTAAATATTTTAATCCCGATTTTCCAAGTCTCTTCACTGATTCTTCCGTTAGATTACTGCTCAAAGGCTTCGCTAAATCCTCTACGAATTCCCCCGACAAAAGGTTGCCTTTTTCTTTGCCTCTGTTGCAAAGATTAATCCTTTCCCTACGCAATGGCCTTTTTTCCATATACTCCAATATTCTGCTAGAAGCAGTGTTCTTAACTGCTTTCTATGTATTTATGCGCCCAGGCGAATTCACTTCAGCATCTAAACGTTTTGATCCTGTCCgtggtctctgtctctctgacttACATTTCTCTCCTAACTTCTTTACACTTTTTCTTAAACACTCTAAAAATGACTCTTCTGGTTCTGGTGTTTCCATAACAATATCCAAAATAAGCAATAATTTCTGTCCCTTCACATCTATGATTAGATTCCTCAAAATTCGCCCTAGATCCTCAGATCACTCACCCCTATTCTCACTCTCTAACGGAGCTCCTCTTTCTAAAACCTGGTTCAGATCTCATCTAGTTTCTGTCCTTAAAAACTGTAGCCTATCCCCTTCCCTGTATACTGGACACTCATTTAGGATAGGAGCAGCTACTACAGCAGCCGAACGCGGCGTTCCTACAACAGCTATTAAGATTCTGGGAAGATGGTCTTCCTCCGCTTTTGAGTCTTACATAAGACCTGACCTTAAGACCATCCTCGAAGCTCAGCAAGCTCTGCAATAATAATTCAGGTAAATTCCTATGCAACTACTGGTGGTGGTGCCatgctctatctatctgtcaaGTACAGTTTTCATAATTCATGCCATGTACTAGTTGCGTTGTTCTGCGTcaccttgtctatgtgtggctcagtgtggccttgtctatgtggctcagcgtggccttgtctatgtggctctgcgtggccttgtctatgtgtggctcagcgtggccttgtctatgtggctctgcgtggccttgtctatgtgtggctcagcgcggcctcgtctatgtgtggctcagcttggccttgtctatgtgtggctcagcgtggccttgtctatgtgtggctcagcgtggccttgtctatgtgtggctcagcgtggccttgtctatgtggctcagcgtggccttgtctatgtggctcagcgtggccttgtctatgtggctcagcgtggccttgtctatgtgtggctcagcgtggccttgtctatgtgtggctcagcgtggccttgtctatgtggctcagcgtggccttgtctatgtgtggctcagcgcggcctagtctatgtggctcagcgtggccttgtctatgtggctcagcgtggccttgtctatgtgtggctcagcgtggccttgtctatgtggctcagcgtggccttgtctatgtggctcagcgtggccttgtctatgtgtggctcagcgtggccttgtctatgtggctcagcgtggccttgtctatgtggctcagcgtggccttgtctatgtggctcagtgtggccttgtctatgtggctcagcgtggccttgtctacgtggctcagcgtggccttgtctatgtggctcagcgtggccttgtctacgtggctcagcgtggccttgtctacgtggctcagcgtggccttgtctatgtgtggctcagcgtggccttgtctatgtggctcagcgtggccttgtctatgtgtggctcagcgcggcctagtctatgtggctcagcgtggccttgtctatgtggctcagcgtggccttgtctatgtgtggctcagcgtggccttgtctatgtggctcagcgtggccttgtctatgtggctcagcgtggccttgtctatgtgtggctcagcgtggccttgtctatgtgtggctcagcgtggccttgtctatgtggctcagcgtggccttgtctatgtggctcagtgtggccttgtctatgtggctcagcgtggccttgtctacgtggctcagcgtggccttgtctatgtggctcagcgtggccttgtctacgtggctcagcgtggccttgtctatgtggctcagcgtggccttgtctatgtggctcagtgtggccttgtctatgtggctcagcgtggccttgtctacgtggctcagcgtggccttgtctatgtggctcagcgtggccttgtctatgtggctcagcgtggccttgtctatgtggctcagcgtggccttgtctatgtgtggctcagcgtggccttgtctatgtgtggctcagcgtggccttgtctatgtgtggctcagcgtggccttgtctatgtgtggctcagcgtggccttgtctatgtgtggctcagcgtggccttgtctatgtgtggctcagcgtggccttgtctatgtggctcagcgtggccttgtctacgtggctcagcgtggccttgtctacgtggctcagcgtggccttgtctatgtgtggctcagcgtggccttgtctatgtgtggctcagcgtggccttgtctacgtggctcagcgtggccttgtctatgtgtggctcagcgtggccttgtctacgtggctcagcgtggccttgtctacgtggctcagcgtggccttgtctacgtggctcagcgtggccttgtctatgtgtggctcagcgtggccttgtctacgtggctcagcgtggccttgtctatgtggctcagcgtggcctgtctatgtggctcagcgtggccttgtctacgtggctcagcgtggccttgtctacgtggctcagcgtggccttgtctatgtgtggctcagcgtggccttgtctatgtgtggctcagcgtggccttgtctatgtgtggctcagcgtggccttgtcta includes:
- the LOC113087908 gene encoding uncharacterized protein LOC113087908; protein product: MTNLEHSFTSSHSTSSPPSQLTIQTPFQNVSASPASSNFNLSTATPAQAFGRRFVPPAAATVSNHLRSNIIQVFAALTVTRLHFALKRLLVTLQPLSTVLKIVCKDPHPKSVCPRRYKPAPRGKTLIRKKILNKHPSTPINIPNLSSYLSSHPDPVFVDYLITGLSQGFRVGILSPLSASFVAKNLQSARQEPEVVSVLLDKEVNKGYVIGPFTSPPFSPFRINAIGIATRKYSGKKRLIFDMSSPHSSNIASVNENIPLTPFSLHYATVDNAIQLIKLAGPGAWLAKADITDAFKIIPIHPSDWPYFGVKWNSKFYFAVRLTFGCRSSPHIFNSLSEALCWILLNICKLPFVLHLLDDFLLVDFPSSQSSILSILKKIFSDVGVPLSAEKTLGPSTSLEFLGISLDTVKMQASLPQEKLLRIRSFLESFSSLRCVTKRDMLSLLGHLNFAMSIIPQGRTFISRLLTMAHSVQKLSDPIQVDDGCLSDIKFWTQLLNDWNGISFFYNDAFESSADLQLFTDAAPSIGFGGFFRGQWFAEKWPNKFPKKESGSVSSALYEIYPLVVASVIWGSAWSRKRILLFCDNEATVAIINKGRSSCQTIMPFLRRLIWQSVTFNFIIKAAHIPGHCNVIADALSRFRFQTFRRLCPSANTEPTPCPPLSATMLN